A segment of the Halovivax limisalsi genome:
GACGGTACGGCCGGCCGGTTCCGACGTCGCAGCCGACCCGGACGGAGTGATACTGATCCAACCCGAACGGACCGACGTCGCGCCCGAAATCGACGGACCGACGCTGGTCCGACCCGGTCACCGTCGATCGAATGCGACGCCGTCGACGCTCACGTGGAGGCCTCGCCGTCTTCCAGCTGGCGCACGGTGAGGACGGGAACGGACGCGCTTCGAACGAGGTGCTCCGCGACGCTGCCGAGCAGCGGCCGGTGCTCGCCGTGGCGGCCGCGGGTGCCCGAGACGAGCAGGTCGGCGTCGACCTCGCGCGCGTAGCTGCGAATCTCGGTTTCCGGCCGTCCCTCCCGGATCGCCGTCGTGATCGCGGGATCGTCGGCCCGCGAGGAGAAGCGGTCAAGCGCCGCCTCCGCCTGGCTCTCGAGCGCGACGCGATACTCGTCGCGAAGCGTCTCCGGCGCCGTCTCGACCTCGGTCGTGTCGATCACGGTCACGGCGTGGACCTCCGCGTCGAACCGGTCGGCGACGTCGAGGCCGACGTCGATCGCTCGCTGGACGCTCTCCGATCCGTCCGTCGCGACGACCACGCGGTCGAACATGCCCGGTGCTTCGAAGCGGACCGACATAAGTCCCGCCGACGCGACCGGCGGCGGGGTCGAACGTCCACGGGTCGAACGGCCGCCGCCCGTCGGAGTGAGGTTTTTTGCCCGCGCCCGACAGACGCTGGGACATGGACGACTCCCTCGCGGTCGAGACGGTCCTGGCGCCGGTCGACGGTAGCGACGCGTCGACGTCGGCCATCGACTGTGCGATCGAACTCGCAGAGCGCTACGACGCGTCCGTCCACGCGCTGTTCGTCCTCGGTCGCGAACTG
Coding sequences within it:
- a CDS encoding universal stress protein, producing the protein MFDRVVVATDGSESVQRAIDVGLDVADRFDAEVHAVTVIDTTEVETAPETLRDEYRVALESQAEAALDRFSSRADDPAITTAIREGRPETEIRSYAREVDADLLVSGTRGRHGEHRPLLGSVAEHLVRSASVPVLTVRQLEDGEAST